Genomic DNA from Filimonas effusa:
CAATTAAAGAAAGATAACCTGGTCGATTAGTTATGACACGGATAGGTTTAATATCAGATACACATCACTGGCTTGACGAAGCAGTGTTCAAACATTTTGAGAACACGGATGAAATATGGCATGCAGGAGACTTTGGCACGTCGGAAATTTCCGATGCACTAAAAGCTTTCAGACCGTTGCGTGGTGTGTATGGCAATATCGATGGCCGCGATATCCGCTCCGAATTCCCGGAAGACCTGATCTTCAGCTGCGAAAAGGTGAAGGTCTTTATGAAGCATATTGGAGGCTACCCCAACAAATATGCGCCGGGTGTGCGCAACACCATCCTGCGCGAACGCCCGCAAATGTTTATCAGCGGGCATTCACATATTCTAAAGGTCATGTTCGACCCTAAATTGCAGTGTTTACATATGAACCCGGGCGCCGCAGGTAAACAAGGCTGGCATAAGGTGCGCACGCTTATCCGGTTCGCCATCGATGGCAGCGACATTAAGAATTGCGAGGTGATAGAACTGGGCGGCAGCAAAGATCTGTAAACATCCGGCCACAATACCCATTCAACCGCTTTCTTAGCTGAACAGGAAGCTCACATCTTCTTCAGTCAATGATTTTACAAAACCTTCGTCTTCTATCACCAGCGCCCCTGCCAGTTGCTGCTTTTTCTGCTGTAACTGTATGATCCGCTCTTCAATGGTGTCTTTACAGATCATTTTATAGGCAAACACGTTTTTGGTCTGGCCTATTCTGTGCGCACGGTCTATGG
This window encodes:
- a CDS encoding metallophosphoesterase family protein, yielding MTRIGLISDTHHWLDEAVFKHFENTDEIWHAGDFGTSEISDALKAFRPLRGVYGNIDGRDIRSEFPEDLIFSCEKVKVFMKHIGGYPNKYAPGVRNTILRERPQMFISGHSHILKVMFDPKLQCLHMNPGAAGKQGWHKVRTLIRFAIDGSDIKNCEVIELGGSKDL